The Saccharomyces paradoxus chromosome VI, complete sequence genome includes a window with the following:
- the STE2 gene encoding alpha-factor pheromone receptor STE2 (Receptor for alpha-factor pheromone~similar to YFL026W) has translation MSDAAPSLSDLFYDPTYNPGQSSINYTSIYGNGTTITFDELQGLVNSTVTQAIMFGVRCGAAALTLIVMWMISRSRKTPIFIINQVSLFLIILHSALYFKYLLSNYSSVTYALTGFPQFISRGDVHVYGATNIIQVLLVASIETSLVFQIKVIFTGDNFKRIGLMLTSISFTLGIATVAMYFVSAVKGMIVTYNDVSATQDKYFNASTILLASSINFMSFVLVVKLILAVRSRRFLGLKQFDSFHILLIMSFQSLLVPSVIFILAYSLKPNQGTDVLTTVATLLAVLSLPLSSMWATAANNSSKTNTITSDFTTSTDRFYPGTLSSFQTDSINNDAKSSLRSRLYDLYPRRKELTSDKHSERTFVAEAANDIEKNQFYQLPTPTSSKNTRIGPFADTSYKEGDIEPVNMYTPDTAADEEARKFWTEDNDN, from the coding sequence atgTCTGATGCAGCTCCTTCATTGAGCGATCTATTCTATGATCCAACGTATAATCCTGGTCAGAGCTCCATCAACTACACTTCCATATATGGCAACGGAACTACCATCACGTTCGATGAGTTACAAGGCCTAGTCAACAGTACTGTTACTCAGGCTATTATGTTCGGGGTCAGGTGTGGTGCAGCTGCCTTGACTCTGATTGTCATGTGGATGATATCAAGAAGCAGGAAAACGCcaattttcattatcaaccaagtttcattatttttgatcATTCTGCATTCTGCACTctattttaaatatttactGTCTAATTACTCTTCAGTGACTTATGCTCTCACCGGATTTCCTCAGTTCATCAGTAGAGGTGATGTTCATGTATATGGTGCTACAAATATTATTCAGGTACTGCTGGTGGCTTCTATTGAGACTTCGCTAGTGTTTCAGATCAAAGTCATTTTCACGGGTGACAACTTCAAGAGAATAGGTTTGATGTTGACATCAATATCTTTCACTTTAGGTATTGCTACAGTGGCCATGTATTTTGTAAGTGCTGTTAAAGGTATGATTGTAACTTATAATGATGTTAGTGCCACCCAGGATAAATACTTCAATGCATCCACAATCTTACTTGCATCTTCAATAAACTTCATGTCATTCGTCCTGGTAGTTAAATTGATTCTGGCCGTTAGATCAAGAAGGTTCCTCGGTCTCAAACAGTTCGATAGTTTCCATATTTTACTTATAATGTCGTTTCAATCTTTGCTGGTTCCATCAGTGATATTCATCCTCGCATACAGTTTGAAACCAAACCAGGGTACAGATGTACTAACTACCGTTGCCACATTACTAGCTGTTTTGTCTTTACCACTATCGTCAATGTGGGCCACAGCTGCCAATAACTCATCCAAAACGAACACAATCACTTCAGACTTTACGACATCTACAGATAGATTCTATCCAGGCACATTGTCTAGTTTTCAAACTGACAGTATCAACAATGATGCTAAAAGCAGCCTTAGAAGTAGATTGTATGATCTATATCCTagaaggaaagaattaACATCAGATAAACATTCAGAAAGAACTTTTGTTGCTGAGGCTGCGAATGACATAGAGAAAAATCAGTTTTATCAGTTGCCGACACCCACgagttcaaaaaatacaagGATAGGACCGTTTGCTGATACAAGTTATAAAGAGGGAGATATCGAACCAGTCAACATGTATACCCCCGATACAGCTGCTGATGAGGAAGcgagaaaattttggacTGAAGATAATGATAATTAA
- the BST1 gene encoding Bst1p (GPI inositol deacylase of the endoplasmic reticulum (ER)~similar to YFL025C) has translation MGIRRLVSGITRPIINKVNPSGHYSRVLASREDQDKASSKYKNNDKTAKKPYTYRLFSILGILCICSLLLISLLKPFNGADAPQCKSIYMYPSYARIDGFDERYTPLAHKYHLYLYREQGVDRGPLNGDELQLDGIPVLFIPGNAGSFRQSRSIASACSNLYFDFDTRATLSNENVQNLDFFTADFNEDFTAFHGKTMLDQAEYLNDAIRYILSLYERTPDYPHPIPQSVIIVGHSMGGIVSRVMLTLKNHIPGSICTILTLSSPHAASPVTFDGDILKLYKNTNEYWRDQLSQNDSFFSKNISLVSITGGILDTTLPADYASVEDLVSLDNGFTSFTTTIPDVWTPIDHLAIVWCKQLREVLARLLLESVDASKPEKVKPLDQRLQTARKLLLSGFEDYSLVNSKLNYPQENLQEFSDNFFSDYSTLETNDVLDIAMFSLEKWHNNYTKINIPSNISSTEHLHFTLLTSLDMPMIYFCKDSMNLSCTTAADSILTVPRSSKDTQFAANSSFGEGKNPFKAVSIGKNILQRYDYLIISKPTYGEFSEQEDMGENQGFLLALLCNTSNVQVTKTTPSQILLFGEKLHLNGKDIEQVISFDNLWDSLLSYKLETKIDTGNGSVAADEALFQPFIRQWVHEPFETKWHLNILNNSLDINMHNVAPFIPLNESEPRSLQLSFFVPPGMSLEAKMTINWSLTLKMLFIRYRLALASFPVAFIALILAYQFYWYNKTSEFPSFDSTLGYILKKHGVFMFFTLFLASPTVNNKLVQRILYFLDPVGLNYPFLLSKRHMHANFYYLGIRDWFMSTIGILFGIMTVGLLALVSRVFGSLETLVTFFQRKLSNGSTESKESFDTIEPKVYGKERLMASMLLLLLIFLYIPYQMAFVITLIIQIATCIRIALLQVSNCEQKTNLRNYNMTLLMLLLFVSAINIPIIIVFLHNVAIKWETSFRSHHNILAVAPIIFLVGNNSVFKMPKSTPIGSLDGTITVILFVYLTVFSFIYGIRNLYWIHHLVNIICAWLLFFESIH, from the coding sequence ATGGGTATCAGGAGATTAGTTAGTGGTATTACGCGACCCATAATTAATAAAGTTAACCCATCTGGTCACTACTCGAGAGTACTCGCTTCTCGTGAAGACCAGGATAAAGCTTCCTCcaaatataaaaacaaTGATAAGACAGCCAAAAAACCATACACATACCGCCTTTTCTCTATTCTTGGCATTTTATGCATTTGCTCGCTTTTATTGATATCGTTACTCAAACCTTTTAACGGTGCAGATGCTCCTCAGTGTAAGTCTATTTATATGTATCCATCCTACGCAAGGATCGATGGATTTGACGAAAGGTATACACCATTGGCACACAAGTATCATCTTTACTTATATCGAGAACAAGGCGTAGACCGAGGACCTTTAAATGGTGACGAGTTGCAACTTGATGGTATCCCTGTACTTTTCATACCCGGAAATGCAGGCTCTTTTAGGCAATCTAGATCAATTGCTTCCGCTTGTTCCAACTTAtactttgattttgatacCAGGGCAACTTTGAGTAACGAAAACGTGCAGAATTTGGACTTCTTTACGGCAGATTTCAATGAAGACTTCACCGCATTTCATGGTAAAACAATGCTTGATCAAGCTGAATACCTAAATGACGCGATCAGGTACATCTTATCTCTTTACGAAAGGACTCCTGATTACCCACATCCAATTCCACAGTCAGTCATTATCGTGGGACATTCCATGGGCGGTATTGTATCGAGGGTCATGCTAACTTTAAAGAACCACATACCAGGAAGTATATGCACTATATTGACTTTATCCTCACCTCATGCTGCTTCACCAGTAACTTTTGATGGTGACATTCTAAAACTTTACAAAAATACAAACGAATACTGGAGGGATCAGTTATCCCAAAAcgattcttttttctcaaagaATATTTCACTGGTTTCCATTACAGGTGGTATATTGGATACTACTTTACCTGCAGATTATGCATCCGTAGAGGATTTGGTTAGTTTAGACAACGGGTTCACGAGCTTCACAACTACTATTCCAGATGTTTGGACTCCAATTGATCATTTGGCCATTGTTTGGTGTAAACAATTAAGAGAAGTGCTAGCGCGCCTATTATTGGAAAGTGTAGATGCCTCCAAGCCTGAAAAAGTTAAGCCATTGGATCAGAGATTACAAACTGCAAGAAAACTATTGCTTTCGGGGTTCGAAGACTACTCATTGGTGAATAGTAAGTTGAATTATCCTCAAGAAAACTTACAAGAATTTAGTGACAACTTCTTTTCTGATTACTCCACTTTGGAAACGAACGACGTTCTAGATATTGCAATGTTTAGCCTTGAAAAGTGGCACAATaattatacaaaaataaatattccAAGTAACATCTCCTCCACGGAGCACCTGCATTTCACGTTGTTAACTAGCCTAGATATGCCCATGATCTATTTCTGTAAAGATTCCATGAACCTAAGTTGCACAACAGCTGCTGATAGTATTCTAACAGTGCCCAGGTCTTCAAAAGATACTCAATTCGCAgctaattcttcttttggagAGGGAAAAAATCCGTTTAAGGCTGTTAGTATTGGCAAAAACATACTACAGAGGTATGACTACCTAATAATAAGCAAACCTACTTACGGTGAGTTTTCTGAACAAGAAGATATGGGGGAAAATCaaggttttcttttggcgTTGTTGTGCAACACATCCAACGTCCAAGTTACCAAAACTACACCTTCTCAAATATTGCTCTTTGGAGAAAAACTGCACTTGAATGGGAAAGATATTGAGCAAGTTATAAGTTTCGATAACTTGTGGGATTCTTTACTATCGTATAAATTGGAAACGAAGATTGACACAGGCAACGGAAGCGTAGCGGCCGACGAGGCATTGTTTCAACCTTTCATAAGGCAATGGGTTCACGAACCATTCGAGACTAAATGGCATTTAAATATTCTGAACAACAGCCTCGATATAAATATGCACAACGTAGCACCGTTTATCCCATTAAATGAAAGCGAACCAAGATCACTACAATtaagtttttttgttccacCGGGAATGTCTCTGGAGGCAAAAATGACCATTAATTGGTCTTTGACTTTAAAAATGCTTTTTATCAGATACAGATTAGCACTTGCATCTTTTCCGGTCGCGTTTATTGCACTCATCTTGGCATATCAGTTTTACTGGTACAATAAGACATCTGAATTTCCTTCCTTTGACAGCACTCTAGGCtacattttgaaaaagcatGGAGTATTCATGTTTTTTACACTTTTCTTAGCTTCGCCCACAGTTAATAATAAGTTGGTACAACGAATACTTTATTTCTTGGATCCCGTCGGTTTGAATTATCCATTTCTGCTATCCAAAAGACACATGCATgcaaatttttattatttgggGATTAGAGATTGGTTTATGTCAACTATTGGAATACTCTTTGGGATTATGACAGTTGGGTTACTGGCGCTAGTTTCTAGGGTTTTTGGATCTTTGGAAACATTAGTAACTTTCTTTCAACGGAAACTATCAAACGGAAGCACTGAAAGTAAAGAGTCTTTTGATACAATTGAACCTAAAGTGTATGGTAAGGAAAGATTAATGGCATCGATGCTTTTATTACTGTTGATATTTCTTTACATACCGTACCAGATGGCGTTTGTTATCACATTAATAATCCAAATCGCTACCTGCATTAGAATAGCGCTATTACAAGTATCAAACTGCGAGCAAAAAACGAACTTGCGAAATTATAATATGACGTTGCTCATGCTTTTACTGTTTGTTAGTGCCATTAACATTCctatcattattgttttcttgcaTAACGTTGCCATTAAATGGGAAACTTCATTCAGGTCCCATCATAATATCCTAGCAGTAGCAccaattatttttttggttggAAATAATTCGGTTTTCAAGATGCCAAAGAGCACACCAATAGGCTCGTTAGATGGTACAATCACGGTCATTTTATTCGTGTACCTAACGGTTTTCAGCTTCATTTATGGAATAAGAAACTTGTACTGGATACACCATCTGGTAAATATAATATGTGCCTGGTTGCTATTCTTCGAATCAATTCATTAG
- the EPL1 gene encoding Epl1p (Subunit of NuA4, an essential histone H4/H2A acetyltransferase complex~similar to YFL024C), whose product MPTPSNAIEINDGSHKSGRSTRRSGSRSAHDEDLDSLSKGDSGAGASAGSSNSRFRHRKISVKQHLKIYLPNDLKHLDKDELQQREVVEIETGVEKNEEKEVHLHRILQMGSGHTKHKDYIPTPDASMTWNEYNKFYTGNFQETTSYIKFSATVEDCCGTNYNMDERDETFLNEQVNKGSSDILTEDEFEILCASFEHAIHDRQPFLSMDPESILSFEELKPTLVKSDMADSNLRNQLNHEINSHKTHFITQFDPVSQMKTRPLIQLIEKFGSKIYDYWRERKIEVNGYEIFPQLKFERPGEKEEIDPYVCFRRREVRHPRKTRRIDILNSQRLRALHQELKNAKELALLVAKRENVSLNWINDELKIFDQRVQIKNLKRSLNISGEDDDLINHKRKRPAIVTVEQREAELRKAELKRAAAAAAAAKAKNNKRNNQLEDKSSRLSKQQQQQLLQQQQQQQNALKSESDKQLLNASSSSTSQPITSHVYVKLPSSKIPDIVLEDVDALLNSKEKNARKFVQEKMEKRKIEDADVFFNLTDDPFNPVFDMSLPKDFSTSNIPFASIASSNFQIDRSFYSAHLAEYLKGISDDIRIYDSNGRSRNNDNNNLNTRRIKKTELYDPFQENLEIHSREYPIKFRKRIGRSNVQYIDRMPNYTTSSAKSACSLMDFVDFDSIEEEQYSRKGNNDTNSINVYDSKYDEFVRLYDKWKYDSPRNEYGIKFSDEPARLNQISNDTQVIRFGTMLGTKSYEQLREATIKYRRDYITRLKQKHIQHLQQQQQQQQQQQQQQQQQQQQQQQKQKSQNNNSNSSNSLKKLNDSLINSEAKQNSSITQKNSS is encoded by the coding sequence ATGCCGACACCTTCAAACGCTATAGAAATCAATGATGGTTCGCATAAATCTGGCAGAAGCACTAGGCGGTCCGGTTCTAGAAGTGCGCACGATGAGGACCTCGATTCACTTTCGAAAGGCGACTCTGGTGCTGGAGCCAGCGCTGGCAGCAGTAATAGTCGATTTAGACATCGTAAGATATCTGTGAAGCAACATCTTAAAATCTATCTGCCTAATGATTTAAAGCATCTGGATAAGGATGAATTGCAACAGAGAGAGGTGGTTGAGATCGAAACTGGTGtggagaaaaatgaagaaaaggaagtcCATTTGCATCGAATATTACAAATGGGTTCTGGTCATACAAAGCACAAGGATTATATTCCAACCCCAGATGCTTCTATGACTTGGAATGAATATAATAAGTTTTATACGGGCAATTTCCAGGAGACCACTAGCtacatcaaattttctgCCACTGTGGAGGATTGCTGTGGTACCAACTACAACATGGATGAAAGAGATGAGACCTTTTTAAACGAACAAGTCAACAAAGGTTCATCAGACATATTAACTGAAGAcgaatttgaaattctttGTGCGAGTTTTGAACATGCTATTCACGACCGTCAACCTTTTTTAAGTATGGATCCGGAAAGTatactttcttttgaagaattgaagCCCACATTGGTAAAATCAGATATGGCTGATTCCAATCTCAGAAACCAGTTGAACCATGAGATAAATTCTCATAAAACTCATTTTATCACACAATTCGACCCCGTTTCTCAAATGAAAACGAGACCTTTAATTCAGCTGATAGAGAAGTTCGGCTCTAAAATTTACGATTATTGGagagaaaggaaaattgaAGTTAACGGGTACGAAATTTTCCCGCAGCTGAAATTTGAAAGGCCGggtgaaaaagaagagattgATCCCTACGTCTgtttcagaagaagagaggTGAGACATCCGCGGAAAACAAGACGAATAGATATCTTAAACAGTCAACGTTTAAGGGCGTTGCACCAGGAATTGAAGAACGCCAAGGAGTTGGCTCTGCTTGTTGCTAAACGTGAAAATGTTTCCCTAAATTGGATTAATGATgagttgaaaatattcGATCAACGGGTACAAATTaagaatttgaagagaTCTTTGAACATTAGTGGAGAAGACGATGACTTGATCAACCACAAGAGAAAACGTCCTGCGATTGTCACAGTCGAACAAAGGGAGGCTGAACTGAGGAAAGCTGAACTTAAAAGAGCAGCAGCCGCTGCGGCCGCTGCGAAggcaaagaataataaaaggAATAACCAACTTGAAGACAAATCTTCTAGGCTTTCTaagcagcaacagcagcaactattacaacaacaacaacagcagcaaaaTGCGCTTAAGTCTGAAAGCGACAAACAACTCTTAAACgcatcctcttcttcaacatcGCAGCCAATAACATCCCATGTTTATGTCAAACTACCATCTTCGAAAATCCCTGATATTGTATTGGAAGATGTAGATGCTCTATTAAacagcaaagaaaaaaatgcaaggaAGTTTGTCCAGGAGAAGATGGAGAAGCGGAAAATTGAAGACGCAGACGTCTTTTTCAACTTAACGGATGATCCCTTTAATCCGGTATTTGACATGTCGTTACCTAAAGATTTTTCGACCAGTAATATTCCATTTGCATCTATCGCGTCATCTAATTTCCAGATAGATAGATCTTTTTATTCTGCGCATTTGGCAGAATACTTGAAAGGAATCTCTGATGATATCAGAATATATGATTCAAATGGCCGCTCGAGGAACAATGATAATAACAACTTGAATACcagaagaataaaaaaaactgaacTGTATGACCCattccaagaaaatttggaaatcCATTCGAGAGAATACCCAATAAAATTCAGGAAGAGAATTGGTAGATCCAATGTTCAATATATTGATCGTATGCCAAATTATACAACATCGTCGGCCAAGTCCGCTTGTTCTTTAATGGATTTTGTGGATTTCGATTCAATCGAAGAAGAAcaatattcaagaaaaggTAATAACGACACTAACTCGATAAATGTTTATGATTCCAAATATGACGAATTCGTCAGACTTTACGATAAGTGGAAGTATGATTCACCACGAAATGAATATGGCATCAAGTTTTCGGATGAACCGGCAAGACTTAaccaaatttcaaatgaTACTCAAGTGATTAGATTCGGCACCATGTTGGGCACGAAATCCTATGAGCAATTAAGGGAAGCCACCATCAAGTACCGTAGAGACTACATCACCAGATTGAAACAGAAGCATATACAACATttacaacaacagcaacaacagcagcagcagcaacaacaacagcaacaacagcaacaacaacaacaacaacaaaagcaGAAAtcccaaaataataattcaAATTCCTCGAACTCcctgaaaaaattgaatgatTCGTTGATCAACTCGGAAGCTAAACAAAACTCTTCAATAACgcagaaaaattcatcatgA
- the BUD27 gene encoding prefoldin-like protein (Unconventional prefoldin protein involved in translation initiation~similar to YFL023W) → MDVLTDSVESTLKSLQDKRNFLAEQREHYIDIRGRLVSFNNDNDGGEEEAEGQGMVFGDIIISTRKIYLNLGYEYYVEKTKEEAITSVDDKLKLMEDAIEQFDLKIEEAKKTLDNLNFMETGAETEKQEADDDQDFLPSMEIREELDEEGNVISSSVTPTTKQSSQSKSKKEEEYLVGQKEERLPEEKKSNSFEENLKGRLSKRNNEIKRKVEPSKVDTENVYTFADLVQQMDQQDELEDGSIGADEISYDYDAFENSNFKVNGYNYKEDDEDEDEEEYLNHSIIPGFEAQSSFLKQIQQLRAQKLSQEHKQEEGEVSNPLKPILKKASITEESVKHQKKKQVGFASSLEIHEVENLKEENKRQMQSFGVPTYDDQETIGIANEMTSGEFDGDLFAKMLGVQEADEVHEKYREELINQERHEGEANRPNGRNRVSRFRKDRAFKKQDTSQAFRYENRKPAVGEIVEKEPVAEDVIEKEPAVRDIVERESSVGDIIEKEPAVNDIIERRPVVEDIVEKELALSNIVEREPETDSNSEFETPFKKKNLKSLQKPRSSKSMKKKFDPKIFENISDDDDDDSNGDKKLVLDQSKSSADEQERFPSKIQEVSRSMAQTGATVGDKPVRITNVDYHALGGNLDDMVKAYSLGLYDDDLEEDPGTIVEKLEDFKEYNKQVELLRDEIQDFQLENQQVATEEEEEENDGNVVVDVVEHEFPESYINDEDEVALHPDRLQEAVAVEYRRLKETAASKWQSSSPTAHAEGELEPIDKFGNPVKTSRFRSQRLHMDGKT, encoded by the coding sequence ATGGATGTGTTAACGGATAGCGTAGAAAGTACGTTGAAAAGCCTGCAAGATAAGAGAAATTTTCTTGCTGAACAAAGAGAGCATTATATAGATATCAGAGGCCGACTGGTTAGCTTCAACAATGATAACGATGGGGGTGAAGAAGAGGCCGAAGGCCAAGGGATGGTGTTTGGCGACATCATAATTTCTACCAGAAAGATATACTTGAATCTAGGCTATGAGTACTACGTTGAAAAGACCAAAGAGGAGGCCATCACATCTGTTGATGATAAATTAAAACTAATGGAGGACGCCATTGAGCAGTTTGATCTGAAGATCGAAGAGGCTAAAAAGACCTTAgacaatttgaattttatgGAGACTGGAGctgaaactgaaaaacaGGAGGCGGATGACGACCAAGATTTCCTGCCCTCCATGGAGATTAGAGAAGAATTAGATGAGGAGGGAAACGTCATAAGTAGCTCCGTTACTCCTACAACAAAGCAATCATCGCAGTCGAAGtccaaaaaggaagaggaaTATTTGGTCGGCCAAAAGGAGGAACGATTACCAGAGGAGAAGAAATCGaattcatttgaagaaaatttaaaggGAAGGCTATCGAAAAGGAACAATGaaataaagagaaaagtAGAACCATCTAAAGTGGATACAGAAAACGTGTACACATTCGCCGATTTAGTCCAGCAGATGGACCAACAGGACGAATTGGAGGACGGGTCTATTGGCGCTGATGAGATAAGTTATGATTATGATGCGTTCGAAAACtccaatttcaaagttAATGGGTATAACTATAAAGAGGATGAcgaggatgaagatgaagaagagtaTTTGAATCATTCCATTATACCTGGTTTTGAAGCACAGTCCTCATTTTTAAAACAAATTCAACAACTACGCGCACAAAAGCTATCTCAAGAACATAAGCAGGAAGAAGGTGAAGTTAGCAATCCATTGAAACCTATTTTAAAGAAGGCTTCTATTACTGAGGAGTCTGTCAAACaccagaagaagaagcaagTTGGGTTTGCCTCTTCTCTTGAAATTCACGAAGTTGAAAACTTgaaagaagagaacaaGAGACAAATGCAATCTTTTGGGGTCCCCACGTATGATGACCAGGAAACCATCGGTATCGCTAATGAAATGACATCGGGCGAGTTTGATGGTGATTTATTTGCCAAGATGTTGGGTGTCCAAGAGGCCGATGAAGTGcatgaaaaatatagagAAGAACTGATAAATCAAGAGAGGCATGAAGGGGAAGCAAACAGGCCGAATGGGAGAAACAGGGTGTCCAGATTCAGGAAGGATAGAGCCTTTAAGAAACAAGACACGTCACAAGCCTTCAGATACGAAAATAGGAAGCCAGCGGTGGGCGAAATAGTGGAAAAAGAACCAGTTGCGGAAGATGTTATAGAGAAGGAACCGGCTGTCAGGGACATAGTGGAAAGGGAATCTTCAGTGGGAGATATCATAGAAAAGGAACCGGCTGTAAACGACATAATAGAGAGAAGACCAGTTGTAGAAGATATTGTGGAAAAAGAACTGGCTCTCAGCAACATAGTGGAAAGAGAGCCGGAAACCGATAGTAACAGCGAATTTGAGACTCcatttaaaaagaaaaatctgAAATCATTGCAAAAACCAAGATCATCGAAatcaatgaagaagaaatttgatCCCAAAATTTTCGAGAATATaagtgatgatgatgatgatgatagtAATGGTGATAAGAAACTCGTGCTCGATCAAAGTAAAAGTAGTGCGGATGAGCAAGAGAGGTTTCCTTCAAAGATCCAAGAAGTGTCTAGATCGATGGCTCAGACAGGAGCCACGGTAGGAGATAAGCCGGTTAGAATTACAAATGTTGACTATCACGCACTAGGTGGGAATTTGGATGATATGGTCAAGGCATATTCATTGGGGTTATATGACGACGATTTAGAGGAAGATCCAGGAACCATAGTGGAGAAGCTCGAGGATTTCAAAGAGTACAATAAACAGGTGGAATTGCTGCGTGACGAAATTCAAGATTTCCAACTTGAAAACCAGCAAGTGGCGAcggaggaggaggaagaggaaaacGACGGTAATGTTGTGGTGGATGTCGTAGAACATGAGTTTCCTGAAAGTTACATAaatgacgaagacgaaGTAGCACTACATCCAGATCGGTTGCAGGAAGCGGTTGCAGTGGAGTACAGACGGTTGAAGGAAACTGCGGCGTCGAAATGGCAGTCATCATCGCCCACCGCTCATGCAGAAGGCGAATTGGAGCCCATTGACAAGTTCGGGAACCCCGTCAAGACAAGTCGCTTCCGCTCTCAACGACTTCACATGGACGGTAAAACATAG
- the FRS2 gene encoding phenylalanine--tRNA ligase subunit alpha (Alpha subunit of cytoplasmic phenylalanyl-tRNA synthetase~similar to YFL022C), whose product MSDFQLEILKKLDELDEIKSTLAIFPQHGSQDVLSALNSLKAHNKLEFSKIDTVTYDLTKEGAQILNEGSYEIKLVKLIQELGQLQIKDVMSKLGPQVGKVGQARAFKNGWIAKNASNELELSAKLQNTDLNDLADETQSILAQIKDNSHLDSIDPKILNDLKKRKLIVQGKITDFHVTKGSEFSTDLTKLETDLTSDMVSTNAYKNLKFKPYNFNSQGVQISSGALHPLNKVREEFRQIFFSMGFTEMPSNQYVETGFWNFDALYVPQQHPARDLQDTFYIKDPLTADLPDDKTYLGNIKAVHEQGRFGSIGYRYNWKPEECQKLVLRTHSTAISARMLHDLAKDPKPTRLFSIDRVFRNEAVDATHLAEFHQVEGVLADYNITLGDLIKFMEEFFERMGVTGLRFKPTYNPYTEPSMEIFSWHEGLQKWVEIGNSGMFRPEMLESMGLPKDLRVLGWGLSLERPTMIKYKVQNIRELLGHKVSLDFIETNPAARLDEDLYE is encoded by the coding sequence ATGTCTGACTTCCAATTAGAAATCCTGAAGAAACTAGACGAGTTGGATGAGATCAAGTCCACACTGGCCATTTTCCCTCAGCATGGTTCTCAAGATGTCCTTTCCGCTTTGAACTCTTTGAAAGCTCATAACAAGCTGgagttttccaaaatcgACACAGTTACGTATGATTTGACCAAAGAAGGCGctcaaattttgaatgaagGTTCGTACGAAATTAAACTTGTCAAGCTCATCCAAGAGTTGGGCCAACTGCAAATCAAAGATGTGATGTCCAAACTGGGCCCTCAGGTTGGTAAGGTCGGTCAGGCCAGAGCTTTCAAGAACGGCTGGATCGCTAAAAACGCCTCGAACGAGCTTGAACTCTCTGCCAAATTGCAAAACACCGATTTGAATGATCTCGCTGATGAAACTCAGTCTATTCTAGCGCAAATTAAGGATAATTCGCATCTAGATAGCATCGATCCCAAGATTTTAAACGACttaaagaagagaaagttAATTGTTCAAGGTAAGATTACAGATTTCCATGTTACAAAGGGGTCAGAGTTCTCCACAGACCTCACCAAGTTGGAAACCGATCTTACCTCCGACATGGTCTCCACCAATGCATACAAAAACCTGAAGTTCAAGCCTTACAATTTCAATTCTCAAGGTGTGCAAATATCCTCAGGTGCTCTTCACCCCTTGAACAAAGTCAGAGAAGAATTTagacaaattttcttttccatggGCTTCACAGAGATGCCCTCGAACCAATACGTCGAGACAGGTTTCTGGAACTTCGACGCCCTTTACGTCCCACAACAACATCCTGCTCGTGACCTACAAGACACTTTCTACATCAAGGACCCACTAACCGCTGACTTGCCTGATGACAAGACCTACCTGGGCAACATTAAAGCCGTTCATGAACAGGGGAGATTCGGATCCATCGGTTACCGTTACAACTGGAAACCAGAAGAATGCCAAAAATTGGTCTTAAGAACCCACTCTACAGCCATCTCCGCCAGAATGCTGCACGACTTGGCCAAAGACCCAAAGCCCACTAGATTGTTTTCTATCGACCGTGTTTTCCGTAACGAAGCAGTTGACGCCACCCATTTGGCTGAGTTCCACCAGGTGGAAGGTGTTCTTGCTGACTACAACATCACTCTGGGTGACCTGATCAAGTTCATGGAGGAGTTTTTCGAAAGAATGGGTGTCACCGGTTTGAGATTCAAGCCTACCTACAATCCTTACACCGAGCCATCGATGGAAATCTTCTCTTGGCACGAAGGTTTGCAAAAATGGGTCGAAATCGGTAACTCTGGTATGTTCAGACCGGAAATGCTCGAGTCCATGGGCTTACCAAAGGATCTTAGAGTACTTGGTTGGGGTTTATCCTTGGAAAGACCCACTATGATCAAATATAAGGTCCAAAACATCAGAGAACTGTTAGGCCATAAAGTCTCATTGGACTTTATCGAGACCAACCCTGCTGCTAGATTGGACGAAGACTTGTACGAATGA